In the genome of Lathyrus oleraceus cultivar Zhongwan6 chromosome 4, CAAS_Psat_ZW6_1.0, whole genome shotgun sequence, the window ACGATCAAAGGATTTCCTTACCCATTCCAGTAAAATCTCCTGTTGGAAGATCTATGCAGAATGAGTTTGATGAGAAGCAAGATGGTAATGAATTTGATGTAGTTGATATTGAAAAAGACTCGCCAGAGGAACAGGGAGCTAAAATGGGGCTAACTACAGATACTATTTCTGATAAATATGCAGAAGAGGCAGAGCCTTTTTCACCTGATTATCAACAGCTACAGGAGCGCAAAAATTATATAGGGAGTTTGTTTGATGAAAGGGAAAGTGAAGTCAAAGATAGCTCTAGGAACGAACAGTCCGAAAGCTCTGATAAGCTATCTAGAGGTACACATAAGAAGGGTTCTGAATTGAAGAACATAGATGAGAAATTCGAAGGTACAAAGAATTTGAAAGCAAGAAACTCGTCTCGTGAGTCATATTCTCCGGGTACAGATGTGCAAAAATTTGGAAACTCTAGAAATTTTTCTCCTTTCGAATTTACTGAAGACACTGGTAAAGGCCCTAATACACAAATGGGGAATAGAGCTGACAGACAAGGAAACTCCAATCTTGGTTTCCAGAAAGGATACAACCGAGCATTGCCTGGAAATTCTAGTTCAGATTTACCAGAGACAGGTCAAAGGTCCTTTGACCAAAGCCCTCTAGGAAACCCTTCCTATCCGTTGGAAAAATCAGACAAACTCGGTGGAAGCACAAGGCACAACAGAAAACACTCAGGAAAGGACTACCGTGCACGTGAAGCTTCTCATGTGCCGGAAAATAAATCTCATAGAGATGCTCAAAATGAAGATATTTATGCGTCCGGGAAAAATGTCCCCAGGAGTTCCTGGGATGATAGTAATGGAAGTAAGCAGTCATTGTTACCCATGGATTCTAATTTCCAAAAACAACGTGAAATGGTTGGTAAATTAAAGGAAGGCCGACAAGGTACACAGTCACATTTGGGAACGTCGCCTAAGGATAACAACAGAACTGGTCTTAGTAAATCCCCTGCTGTTAATGGACGAGGTATCTCGCTTCAAAGAGAGCATTCAGACTTGGAGTTGGGAGAACTTCGTGAGTCCACTCCTGATGAAACCATTGTTGCAAAGGAATTTGAGCGAAGAGGTTCGTTTAAACATATGGATAACAGATCAAATGCTTTAGAGGACCTGAATTCAAATATCAATAAAGTAAAACCTTCATTGAAAACAACTTTAGATTCTGGAAAGCCATCCTCGGTGTTCGTAAGTTCAGGTTTTCCTAGCAATTTGGAAAACACAAATAAAAAGAATGTAGATTATCATTTTGAAGATTCAACAAAGTCTCATTCTAGAGCTATGCAAGCTCATTCGCAACATTTGAAAGCAGATAATGCGGACATTGGATATCAAAACAAACCGTCAGATATGAGTACCAAATTTAGAAATAATGAGTCAGGCGTAAGCCATGATAATGATTTGGATGGTCGCAGTGAAAGCAATAGAAGAGTGCCTGCAAATGGATCAAAGCAAGAGACAAAACGTGGAACGGTTTCCTACCCTGTGAAAGAGAGTAAAAAACAAACACCTAATTCATTTGAAGAGGTGGCTGATGGAAGAAAGGATTCAATATTTGCAGATAGAAATAATAGTGACCAAAAGAAGAGAGAATCTTCGTCTGATGAAAATAGTTGCTCCTATTCAAAGTATGACAAGGAGGAACCTGAATTAAAGGGAGCTATAACGACATTTTCCCAGTAAGCAGCCACTCTTTATCTTCTCTTGTAATTACTGTTGTAGTAGTTAGTGTGCTAGGGTTCTTTTGCCTTTATTgcttttttgtttgtttgttctGATACATGTTTTGTGTGCAATGCTAGATACAAAGAATATGTGCAGGAATACCAAGATAAATATGAGAGTTACCTCTCCTTGAACAAGATTTTGGAAGATTACAAGTAAAATAATCTAAAGATTAAAATTTTTGTGCTTTTCAGTTCAAGTGTGTATTCTAATTACATGTCTAATATTTTGTCTAACATCTCACCCATTTGCAGGATTGAGTTTCAGAAATTTGGCGATGATTTAGAATATGCTAAAAGCAGGGGAGATATGGATGGATATGACAACATTGCAGAACAGATTAAGGAATCCTATAGGCGATGTGGATCGGTATGTTTTATGTTTTCACCTATGGCCATAATGTTAAGAGAAATATTGAAAAGTTATATTTTGGATATTCTTGTGCTACCTAATTCGTAATCTTCTACTTATATTAAGTACAATATCTATTTTCTAAACATGTGGCCATAATGTGAATTGCAGAGACACAAGAGACTGaagaaaatatttattgtgcTTCATGAAGAACTGGCGgtaattatttat includes:
- the LOC127076426 gene encoding uncharacterized protein LOC127076426: MYGGPSSKMGRAGPKRLTSSFPPPPHHRPPSSSSSRLSLGGSARKAPPAVEETFSLVSGSNPPAFSMIIRLAPDLIEEIKRVEAQGGTASMKYDANPNNPNGNIIDVGGKEFRFTWSKDGDLCDIYEQRQSGVDGNGLLVESGCAWRKVNVQRILDESTKNHVKMRSEEAERKLKSRKAIVLEPGNLSTKSNIKAMTAVESTSWKNYNKKNEAALKKRKVETLQVGGPPKTSNRSGLMSTCTTAKGKRSSPLPSSPDHFAPSSSPRGAVNISKIIDEAMPSQMTDKQDTNAVFEKEVPTRTSNAVFEKEVPTRTSNAMRTKPGGKGNNGSNPTDLQNMLISLLKDKPNGMTFKALEKAVSDTLPSSLKDLEPIIKKIAKYQSPGRYILKPAVDSESFKKPLTERGSSPVENLNQTPAHEEFHNQISAPQGGFEEKVPNEVLEETIQVKSKVEEESNTLEKIDMQHASPDIFGDKKSSDYSEGRAGSSSASGSDSDSESNSSDSGSDSGSHSRSRSKSPAGSGSGSSSDSESDASSSSKEGLEGSDEDVDILSDDEKEPKLKAETYDQRISLPIPVKSPVGRSMQNEFDEKQDGNEFDVVDIEKDSPEEQGAKMGLTTDTISDKYAEEAEPFSPDYQQLQERKNYIGSLFDERESEVKDSSRNEQSESSDKLSRGTHKKGSELKNIDEKFEGTKNLKARNSSRESYSPGTDVQKFGNSRNFSPFEFTEDTGKGPNTQMGNRADRQGNSNLGFQKGYNRALPGNSSSDLPETGQRSFDQSPLGNPSYPLEKSDKLGGSTRHNRKHSGKDYRAREASHVPENKSHRDAQNEDIYASGKNVPRSSWDDSNGSKQSLLPMDSNFQKQREMVGKLKEGRQGTQSHLGTSPKDNNRTGLSKSPAVNGRGISLQREHSDLELGELRESTPDETIVAKEFERRGSFKHMDNRSNALEDLNSNINKVKPSLKTTLDSGKPSSVFVSSGFPSNLENTNKKNVDYHFEDSTKSHSRAMQAHSQHLKADNADIGYQNKPSDMSTKFRNNESGVSHDNDLDGRSESNRRVPANGSKQETKRGTVSYPVKESKKQTPNSFEEVADGRKDSIFADRNNSDQKKRESSSDENSCSYSKYDKEEPELKGAITTFSQYKEYVQEYQDKYESYLSLNKILEDYKIEFQKFGDDLEYAKSRGDMDGYDNIAEQIKESYRRCGSRHKRLKKIFIVLHEELANIKQRIKDFAESYRD